TCCGTCACCTTGAGCAGGTTCGCCGGCTTGTCGGGATCGAAGCCCTTGCGGCGCGTCACCGACTCGATCAGCCGGTAATAGACGAGCAGCGACACCAGCGGATCGATAAGGCCATTGCCCGTCGTCGGCACGCGCAGATTGACCCCGGAAAGCGGCTGCGTGGAGAAACCGACGGTGGTGGCGCCGAGCTTCTGCAGGCGCTCCAGCGCTTGAACGTTGTTGACGAAGGCCGCATCGTCGGGCGCAAAGGCGATGATCGGAAAGCCCGGCTGCACCAGGCGCATCGGGCCGTGCATCAGTTCCGCCAGCGAGAAGGCCTCGGCATGCAGGCCGGAGGTTTCCTTGGCCTTCAGCGCCGCTTCGAGCCCGATTGCAAAGGCCGGGCCGCGGCCGGCCATATAGAGCGAGGTCGCATTGAAAAGCACCTCCTCGGCTGCCGCCGTGTCGATCCCGGCGGTTGCCGAAAGCGCCTCCGGCAGCCTGCCAAGCGCAGCCTGTAGGTCGGACGCGCCGCCGACCGCAACGGTCACGCCGGCAAGGGCGGCGACGGAAGCGATAAAGGATTTGGTCGCCGCGACGCTCTTTTCCGCGCCGGCATTAAGCCCGAGAACGATATCGGCTTGCTTGGCAAGCGGACTGTCGGCGACGTTGACAACGGCAATCGTCGTCGCCCCGCCCCTTTTGGCCGCATCCTGCAATGCGATGATGTCGGGGCTTGCACCCGACTGCGAGACGGTGAAATGCACACCCCCCTTCAGATGCAGCGCGGCACCGTAGAC
This Rhizobium sp. NZLR1 DNA region includes the following protein-coding sequences:
- a CDS encoding SIS domain-containing protein, giving the protein MNENQSLMLQEAGQSPEVVATLLEKEKPAFAEIARLFSSSRPSVVTTAARGSSDHAATFFKYLFEITCGVPVASVGPSIASVYGAALHLKGGVHFTVSQSGASPDIIALQDAAKRGGATTIAVVNVADSPLAKQADIVLGLNAGAEKSVAATKSFIASVAALAGVTVAVGGASDLQAALGRLPEALSATAGIDTAAAEEVLFNATSLYMAGRGPAFAIGLEAALKAKETSGLHAEAFSLAELMHGPMRLVQPGFPIIAFAPDDAAFVNNVQALERLQKLGATTVGFSTQPLSGVNLRVPTTGNGLIDPLVSLLVYYRLIESVTRRKGFDPDKPANLLKVTETV